The genome window CCATCAAGAGGCGCCAGATCGAAGGGGCGACGGACCGTGCGCGAGGCGATCCGCCACACCCCGTCACGGCGCTGGTAGTGGTCTTCGTACACCCCTCCACCGACTACCCAGCGACCGTCAGGCAGTTGGACGGTGACCACCACGTCGCACCGCCCCACCGCCTGGTCCAGGTCATCCGTGTCCCGGTCCACGACGTGGTTGGTGGTGGCGTGCTGCATCCTCGAGAACGTGGCCCACTGCCCCCGCACCGCGGCGAGGATCGCCTCAAGGCCATGGAAGCGGTGCTCCTCGTCGTCTTCGAGGTCGTCACCGGCTGCGTCCCACAGCGCCCCGTCCGTCCACACGCCGGCGAAGCGCTCCAGGTCCTCCTGGTCTGCTCCGATGCAGTAGTCAGCTGCCAGTCGATGCAGGGCCAGCTGCGTCTCCACCTGCTCCAGTCGGGCTGCCAAGTCCTCGATCGTCACCACGCGGCCACGCTAGGCGCCTGGTCTCGCGGCGGGCGTGCGCGAGACGCCCGAGTGGCGGGAGCAGTCCCACCAGCCGATCGGATATCGGTGCTGGTCTCGTCGCTCACCCGATAGTCGCGCTCTGATCGAGCAGGTCGATGGTCGTGATGCGTTGGTTGTCGGTCCCGTAGCCGGCGACGGTTGCCGGCTCACCCTCGCCGTCGAACG of Aquipuribacter hungaricus contains these proteins:
- a CDS encoding nuclear transport factor 2 family protein, with protein sequence MVTIEDLAARLEQVETQLALHRLAADYCIGADQEDLERFAGVWTDGALWDAAGDDLEDDEEHRFHGLEAILAAVRGQWATFSRMQHATTNHVVDRDTDDLDQAVGRCDVVVTVQLPDGRWVVGGGVYEDHYQRRDGVWRIASRTVRRPFDLAPLDGHGGARVPAPDLDTPRVSD